Genomic DNA from Garra rufa chromosome 22, GarRuf1.0, whole genome shotgun sequence:
TTAAATACTTTTGACTCACTTTCAAGCGAAATGCAGTCTTTTACTTTTACTGTCTACGTAGGTCTATGCCATATACCTGTCAATTACAGGaaaattcttttaaaatctagcgttTAACGCATGTGTCAAGTTTTtataaatgtgactctggaccccaaaaccagtcgtaagtcgcACGGGttgctatatttgtagcaatagccacaaatacATGATCAGTTtatatgccaaaaaccattaggatattaagattatgaagatattttgtaagaacTTATtacctaagaacttcatttggacaactttaaagatgattttctcaatatctagATTTTTTACATTCCTTAGATACCAAATTTTCCTGtcctaacacaccatacatctatggaaagcttatttattccttCAAAATTGACCCgtcttactggttttgtggtccagggtcacaaacgcACAAATGCTTTTGAAACACTTTTAAGCCTTATCtcaatatttttgaaagaatGTAAGCTTGACCTTTGTTCCACAGGCACAACATGGATGCAGGAGGTGATTCCTCTGATCGTGAGCGACGGTGATTTGACTCCGGTGCTGACGGTGCCAAACTGGGACCGAGCGCCATGGCTGGAGGAACAACGGGCGATTCAGCTCAATCTGGAGGAGAGACCTTCTCCACGCGTCTTTGCAACTCACTTCCATCACAGCATGATGAACGAGTCTTACTTCAAAATAAAACCCAGGGTAAAAACACTCTGAAGAGTCAATAAATCACGCATTGTGTGCTGtttaataaaatgcattaagaATATTGTGTTTTGCACTGTGCTTCAGGTTCTCTATGTCATGCGTAACCCAAAAGACGTGTTCACATCTTCATATTACTACTATGGAATGGCCTCATACATGGTGAACCCAGGAACCCAAGATGAGTTCATGGAGAAGTTTCTTGATGGAAAAAGTATGGATTTTATCTCTCTTTTACATTTGCAGTTTACAAATGTTTCTATGAGCTTCTTATTAGAACAAATATAAACTGAAGTACAAAAATGAGACGTGCAACCTTATTTGTTCTCATGCATTATTACAAAGCAAGATATCCAACTTTTTGTGATATTGCAATGTTTTTGTTCTATAAAGGAATGATTTGAGCATTTAAGCATgatgtcttttattcacagtcatGTTTGGTTCCTGGTTTGATCATGTCAAAGGCTGGATTAATGCTGAAGAGAAGGAATCCATACTGTACATGTTCTATGAGGAGATGATCGCTGTAAGTAGCTTTTTCACACAGCAGGACTGAACACGCAGCTTCAGTTCATTCATTTTAGTACTTTATGGGTTACTGTAATATTGAGATTTACAGAGAAGGCTTTACtccttttaaaaattatatttaaaaaacgaCTTACTACTTGGTCAAAAGATTCCAGTATGAAATGTACTTTAAACAGCACAAATCACTCATCAGTGTGTGACCCTATCACTGAGTTTGTCAGGTTATCTCAGAATGACAGCGTGTTGTAACTTTGCTAAGTAGTTCAAGGTCTCTCTGGTGGACCTCTTTCTCGTGTCCTTGTAAACTTAACTGAACTTTGAGATATCCAAAGTCCTCTTAAGTCCTCCAGCAGCACTTCTCTTTCTCATTTCTCAAAGAAAATATTATATACACCAGCAATTAGGCAGCATGATCTTGTATTTTTCATGTTACGCAATAATAAATGGTTTATCAAAGCAAgatcatttttattcttttttggtGATAGAAAATATCGAAATCCTTGTAAAGCACTTCTTGGTTTCTAACATTTTCAAATCTTTGCCAGGATCTGAAAGGATCCGTGGAGAAAATTGGCAAGTTTCTTGGTAAATCTCTGAGTGCAGATGTGTCGCAGAAGATCGCTGACCACTGCGTCTTcaagaacatgaaacaaaacaaaatgtccaACTTTTCTCTGGTTCCAGAAGAATACATGGACCAGAAGAAATCTGAATTCATGAGGAAAGGTAAAATCACATAATTCAGCTTAAAAAGGAAGGACTTAATGAAAAATCtgacatcatttactcactttgaTCACTTCATGCTTTACAAAGTATGCAAATCACCACAGTAGTTTATTAAAAATAGGCCATACCATATTCTAGATGAATTATCCCTTTTACTTCAAAGAATAGTTTCACTTGAATATCATTGACTGtattagatatttttttattctttcaggAATTGCTGGTGACTGGAAAAATAATTTCACTGAGGCACAAGGGCAGCGGTTTAATGCCGTATACAAAGACAAGATGAAAGATGTGAAATTTAAATTTATGTGGGACTGAAAAAATAACcctttttaataaaactttggAGCACATTCTCCACAATAGCGAGGTTTTTTGGAACATTGCTTTAAAAGAGCTTTTTGAATAAAATTTTGTGATTAAAAATATCACAGTACTGGAAATGATTAACAATCATTTTTGTACTGTTTATGTTATGTGTATTCAGAATGGATTGTTATTGCagattatttttttgtatatatggAATGGTATGTATGGAATAAATGAATGATTGGAAAAAATGCTTAATTGTAGTTTGGTTTTTCAAACTAAATTGTCATCCCTGGTTTTTGGTGCCTTTTGTGTCCCCCAAAAATGCACAAAAGTAAGAACAAATATACAGcgtggaaaataagtatttgacacatcagcatttttatcagtaagggtatttctaagtgggctattgacacaaaatttccaccagatgtagccattTCTACCCAAAGATTTTCCCCAAGGAGTCAGTGTTTCACATTTTCAACAGTGGGCTCTCAAATTCCTTGATGGGCAGGAATTTTTCCGTTATTTACAAATAAGGAATTATATTCAAAAGGATTCAACACTTCTTTCTAATGCAAGTTCCTCGGAAATTGTGAAGCAGCTTTTTGAGATGCACTCAACTAAATCTATAAGTTTATTCTATAGTGTGCTATCAGAGTATGTTGGCACATCTACTCATTTTATTAAAACGATTTGGGAAAGGGAACTTAATTTTCAAGTACCAGATGAAGATTGGAATATGGTttggaaaaatgcaaaaaaaacctAAGTACATACATTCTCCTCCCCAGCGAAGTAGATTTAGGGCTGAATTCTCTCCTTTCTGTCCCAAATAAAAGACAGAAATAGGTAATCTTACTCATTGTTTGTGGTTCTGTAATAAGATAACAGAGATTCTGGTGGGGGGGGTTCTGAAGAACTGAATAAAAATTTGGGTGTTTCTTTGGTTCCAGAACCAGCATCTTATGTGTTGGGAATGTCTCGTCCTGTAGGTCTTGATAAGTTCATAATTAGGCTTTTTAATTGCCTTATTTTCAGTGctaaaaaatgtatacttttacaaTGGATCTCAGATAAAGCTCCCACTGTTAGGATGTGGAATCGAACTATTCTTGAATATGTGTCACTAGATTATTTGACTTGTATTGTACATGAAAAGAGTGGAGTGTTTCATAAAATTTGGGAACCTTTTCTGACATATGTTGATCTTGACATTGCTTCCATCCTGACAAGAGGGTTTGTCTAAGGGTGTCATGGCTGGTTTTGTTGTACTATAATCTGTATTCATTGTCAgtacttcaaaaatgttttttcttttttcccgaCTTAGTGAATTCCCATGTATACACACATGTAAACCTTGCTTTTTATGTGTGTGAGctgaaatgtattattattttattttattgttgtttaccTGTTGTTGTCTTTATGTTATCATTATTTTGCAAGCATGTTTCTTTATaatgtgaaaattaataaaaacatatatttaaaaaaacaagaagggttatattgacctattaagattttgcttacatcttccttgtaaatatatatatatatatatatacaccccctccccctccccccgtTAAaccataactgtggtttatcccACCTGAGTTCAATTTCTCtagccacacctgttcgcaatcaagaaatcacttaaataggacctgcctgacaaagtaaagtaaaccaaaagatcctcaaaagctacacatcatgttgagattcaaagaaattcaggaacaaatgagaaagaaagtaattgagatctatcagtctggaaaaggttataaagccatttctaaagctttgggactccagcgaaccacagtgagagccattatccccaaatggcaaaaacatggaacagtggtgaaccttcctaggagtggccggccgaccaaaattaccctaagatcgactcatccaagaggtcacaaaagaccccacaacaacatctaaagaactgcaggcctctcttgcctcagttaaggtcagtgttcatgactccaccataagaaagagactgggcaaaaatggcctgcatggcagagttccaagacgaaaaccgctgctgagcaaaaagaacataaaggctcgtctccgttttgccagaacacatcttgatgatccccaagacttttgggaaaatactctgtggactgacgagacaaaagtttaactttttggaaggagtgtcccattacatctggcgtaaaagttgcacagcatttcagaaaaagaacatcataccaacagtaaaatatggtggtggtagtgtgatggtctggggctgttttgctgcttctggacctggaagacttgctgtgataaaaggaaccatgaattctgctgtccaccaaaaaatcctgaaggacaatgtccagccatctgttcatgacctcaagctgaagcaaacttgggttctgcagcaggacaatgatacaaaacacatcagcaaatccacaaatatatatacaattataacaatatttcaagtatgATTGAATCAACTTTTTtatgtaaaaggcaaaaagttgatcaaggattcattagtttgaaaagATACTAATCAGCACAtgattagctagcacagttctgaacagttgtacacataaaaaaaactaaatgtgattAAATAACTCCAAAAAAGTGTTCTGAGtaatagaaaaatggtgttcggtatagtgacattcttaaaaaaaataaagttacagTAAAATCTTTTAAGAATGTCCAGGGTGGACATcttacatttagttttttttttaaatgcttattGATGCTTTTTAATTTGCCTAAGCTTGGCCATGATGGCCAAACGGTTAtaacatacacaaaaaaatacaTGCTAATGTAGACATTTTGACAGTAACAAAACAAGTCTGTCAAAAATGTTTCTGCACACTCACTGTAGGCCTACTGATATTTCTAAAGTCTGTGGTGTATAACCACATGCATGTTTTGCAATTTTTGGGCTGGCCCCTGATGGAGCCACCACTGATAATTTAAGTTTGAGAGCGCAGTTTTATAAAATATGTTATAATAAGTGTACATTTGAGTACATATGAGATGTGTTCAGTTGAAACACCTTAAATAACTTGCATACACAGAAACCCTGCAGCCATGATTTTTGCTTCACACGTGTATTAGTTCTCTTTAATCCTGGGAAATCTGAAATATTTGCGTCTTTCCACTTTAAAGATAtcgacaaaagttttttttttccaaggtgAGATTTTCATTTCACCATGTCCTTTCCACAATTAATAGCTTATTGTTCTTTTATGATTCTTAAGATTAACATATTCACAGCCAGTGtttggggtaatgcattacaagtaacgtaagttacgtaataatattactttttccaagtaactactaaagtaacgcattaccttttaaataaaaagaaaatatctgagttaatttttcaaataagtacACTAGATACTtcctccctcatttattgattaaaagctctcctgtccccatgttgagagaactcttgagtaagatgttactttagttctagaataaatgtgaacatgctcACTTACTAAAAAATAGATacagtatttctcaaaatgaataaaaactgcgTCTTTCCACTTtaaaattcaacgcaaacctacaataattaaatatgttaaataatacaaatatcctttatggatttaatcccattttattaaccgatgtctttgctgccgaccttcgatgatccaattcatccatactgataagcaaaaattactcaagataatataacatttgttttcccttttttttttttgctgaagagttgacattttttcttctccCGTCTActaatttacttttctctaagcctgaagcTTTTGCTGTTAATAAGtctttacatttgccaaaaatagaacgttttatattaaaaacaaacaagcaagccctgcccagatttaaaaagtaaggcAAAAGTAACTTAACAcattactttacataaaaagtaactataacgtaatcagttactttttagggagtaactcaatgttataatgcattacttttaaaagtaactttccccaacactgcttatgGCTATTATCAATTCATGATATTTTACTACACAAACaaaagaaatatgtgaccctggaccacaaaaccagtcttaagtcgctggggtatatttgtagcaatagccaaaaatacattgcatgggtcaaaatttttgatttttcttttatgccaaaaatcattaggaaattaagtaaagatcatgttccatgaagattttttgtaaaattcctactgtaaatatatcaaaatgtaatttttgatttgtaaaatgcattgttaagaacttaatttggacaactttaaaggtgattttctcagtattttgatttttttgcaccctcagattcctgattttcaaatagatttatctcggccaaatatagttctatcctaacaaactatgcatcaatagaaagcttatttattgagctttcatatgatgtataaatctcagttttgtaaaattttaccttatgactggttttgtggtccagggtcacatatgtgaaaaaTCACTTCATTTCAGCATCTAAAAAAGCAGAGAGTGTCTTTACTGTAGGCTACTCAGTCTACAAGAGGGTGTGCTTCTGCTGCTAACACTAAAGGGAATAATTTTAAGTAGCATTCAAAAGCATAAAGCATACATTTATTTGCTTAATTTGCTTTACAAACAGTTGCAAAAGAGTTTACTATACTATGTGCTGCTTATAGTGGCTACATGAATGGAGGAGATCAGTAGAAACATCACTGCGCATTCCAGGAGTTCTCGCGGTGTCACGTGATTTACTTTGGCTGTGACTTTAGTTTGCGGTTTATTTGCTTCAAAATCCGGAGAAATGACGGAAGCTGAGCTGTACTCGGTGTATAAAGATGTGTACGTCCCTACGCATTTACACCCTCCAGAATGTCTGAAATACTATGAGGAGTTCACTTTCCGTCCGGACGACATCCTGATCGTCACTTACCCTAAATCCGGTGAGTTTTATGACTTTGCGATGCAGACTATTGTAGGAGTTTGACACAGCAGATAGCAGCCTAACCTGTAATGCGTGTTTTTTTGTACTCCGTAAAGCCTGCAGCTATCTACCGTGGTAACCACATGGTAACAATGGTTAAGCTTTACAACAAGGTTAACCGACATTCAATGataagcaatgcatttgttacagtacataaattaaatatatctATTTTAGTGTTTAcgtattttatttcgtttttattgtataatagtttattattattgtacatttttaattatttgttagcTTTTATCAACTCAAACCCACTGCAGTTCTTACATTAACTCTTGAGAAACTGCagctatgtgttttttttttttttacccatttcATGATGCTGACTTCAAAGAACGAAATATAATTGATTTCCATTGAtgttggtttgttaggataggacagtatttggccaagatacaactatttgaaaatctggaatctgagggtgcaaaaaaaaaaaaaacaaacaaaaaaaactttagttTGGGTATTTATGGTTGGAACTTtaataaatatcttcatggaacatgatcttttcttaatatcctgatgatttttggcataaaagaaaaatcgatcattttaacccatacaatgtgctacttaagactggtacATTTAACGGTAAGTTTTAAACAGGTAAGGTAAAATGTAATCTAAAGTAATCTACTAATCATACTAACTACTACGTTACTAACATAATATACCCAGCACTCCAAAAACATCtaattaattaaatgtgttaCTTGCAGTCTCTTATTAttagtaattatttgtgaaattagtTAGGAATTTCTGAGGGAAAGATGTTTCTAAACTAACATGCaacttttaaataatatatgtgaccctggaccacaaaaccactctaagatttttcaaatagttgtatctcggccaaaatattgtcctattctaaaaaagcaacattcatgaaaagcttatttattcagctttcagatgatgtttaaatctcaattgaCAACTAtgtgtggttttgtggtccagggtcacatagaaAAGTCTGAGATTAATGCCTAATGCTTTAGAAGCATTCTTCATTAACTAATGCAGTTAACTAATGTTAGCAAACAACTAGATTTTAGTGAAAAAATACAATAGAATTCTGGAAGAAACTGTAATAGTAAAAAGTGTACATTTTGGGCCAAAGTGGTTTCACTCAATAACTGTAAGTTACTCTAACAAAATAGCTGTTGCTTGCAAAAAATGCATTGGGGTTATGCTTGTAAACTAAAATAAACGCAGAAAGACCGTTTTTGTTCTACGTTGTCTGTTTTCACATCCACATACCCTTGTTTCATAACAAAACCTGCGATGGAACGTTGGCTGTGCATGTTATTACCTGTTTAAATGAGTTCATTGTATTATTAACCGGGCAGATCATGTGGGTCAGTGTCATTTGATAGTCAAAAACAACTTTAGACTTTAAAATGCATGTGCCAAGTTTTTATAAATGCACTCTTTGTTGGTTCTAAAACACCTTAAAGCCACATTTCTATGCTTGAGTGAAAGTAAGCTTGACCTGTGACCTTTGTTCCACAGGCACAACATGGATGCAGGAGGTGATTCCTCTGATCGTGAGCGACGGTGATTTGACTCCGGTGCTGACGGTGCCAAACTGGGACCGAGTGCCATGGCTGGAGGAGCACCGGGCGATCCTGCTCAATCTGGAGGAGAGACCTTCTCCACGCATTTTCGCAACTCACTTCCATCACAGCATGATGAACGAGTCTTACTTCAAAATAAAGCCCAGGGTAAAAACACTCTGAAGAGTGAATAAATCACGCATTGTGATGCATTAAGAATATTGTACACTTCACTCTTTGCTTCAGGTTCTCTATGTCATGCGTGACCCAAAAGACGTGTTCACATCCTCATATTACTACTATGGAATGGCCTCATACTTGGTGAACCCAGGAACCCAAGATGAGTTCATGGAGAAGTTTCTTGATGGAAAAAGTATGGATTTCATCtcttttttacatttacaggTTACAAATGTTTCTATTAGCTTCTTATTAGAGCAAACTTAAACCGAAGTACAAAAGTGAGGCGTGCATATCTGTTCTCATTGTTGTTACCAAGCAagatgttggggaaagttacttttaaaagtaatgcattacaacattgaattactccctaaaaaagtaactaattaagttactttttatggaaagtaatgcgttacgttacttttgcgttattttttaaatctgggaaaggcttgtttgttttttaatataaaaagttatatttttttgtcaattttaaaagccttttcacaccaaaagcctcaggcttagtaaaaagtaaattcacgtctgtacggTAGACCACAGAAGGAAAAAgtaaactcttcagcaataaaaacggaaaacaaatgttagattatcttgagtaatttttgcttattagtatggatgaattggatcattaaaggttggcagcaaagacattggttaataaaatgggattaaatgcataaaggatatttgtattatttaagatttaattattgcaggtttgagaCTGTTTTTATTCCTTTTGAGGAATACGGTATCTGTTTATTTAGTGAGTGAGATTTagttctagaactaaagtaacatcttactcacgatttctctcaacatggggacaggagagcttttaatcagtaAATGGGGAaaaactgagatatatttttttatttcaattaaaaagtaatgcgctactttactagttacttggaaaaagtaatattattacgtaacttgcgttacttgtaatccgttacccccaacactggttgtAATATGCAATATGCTTTTTGTGATATTGCAATGTCTTTGTTTTATAAAGGAATGATTTGAGCATATATTTTATTCGCAGTCATGTTCGGTTCCTGGTTTGATCATGTGAAAAGCTGGATTAATGCTGAAGAGAAGGAATCCATACTGTACATGTTCTATGAGGAGATGATCGCTGTAAGTAGCTTCTT
This window encodes:
- the sult2st2 gene encoding sulfotransferase family 2, cytosolic sulfotransferase 2 codes for the protein MTEAELYSVYKGVYVPKYVHPPESLKYYEDFTFRPDDILIITYPKSGTTWMQEVIPLIVSDGDLTPVLTVPNWDRAPWLEEQRAIQLNLEERPSPRVFATHFHHSMMNESYFKIKPRVLYVMRNPKDVFTSSYYYYGMASYMVNPGTQDEFMEKFLDGKIMFGSWFDHVKGWINAEEKESILYMFYEEMIADLKGSVEKIGKFLGKSLSADVSQKIADHCVFKNMKQNKMSNFSLVPEEYMDQKKSEFMRKGIAGDWKNNFTEAQGQRFNAVYKDKMKDVKFKFMWD
- the LOC141298148 gene encoding sulfotransferase 2B1-like isoform X2; protein product: MTEAELYSVYKDVYVPTHLHPPECLKYYEEFTFRPDDILIVTYPKSGTTWMQEVIPLIVSDGDLTPVLTVPNWDRVPWLEEHRAILLNLEERPSPRIFATHFHHSMMNESYFKIKPRVLYVMRDPKDVFTSSYYYYGMASYLVNPGTQDEFMEKFLDGKIMFGSWFDHVKSWINAEEKESILYMFYEEMIADLKGSVEKIGKFLGKSLSPDVLQKIADHCVFKNMKQNNMSNFSLVPEEYMDQKKSEFMRKVVLFFSVRNCW
- the LOC141298148 gene encoding sulfotransferase 2B1-like isoform X1, yielding MTEAELYSVYKDVYVPTHLHPPECLKYYEEFTFRPDDILIVTYPKSGTTWMQEVIPLIVSDGDLTPVLTVPNWDRVPWLEEHRAILLNLEERPSPRIFATHFHHSMMNESYFKIKPRVLYVMRDPKDVFTSSYYYYGMASYLVNPGTQDEFMEKFLDGKIMFGSWFDHVKSWINAEEKESILYMFYEEMIADLKGSVEKIGKFLGKSLSPDVLQKIADHCVFKNMKQNNMSNFSLVPEEYMDQKKSEFMRKGIAGDWKNLFTEAQEQRFNAVYKEKMKDVTFKFMWD